Within Scyliorhinus canicula chromosome 14, sScyCan1.1, whole genome shotgun sequence, the genomic segment GCTCGTACCCGATACTGTGATGAGAATTACACTGATTGCTCTGCCCTTAATTAGTTTCTTTGTCTATGTACACAATATATAATAATCTATCTGGAGTAAGGCACTGATAAAGCTCCCCACATTGCTCGCTGGGTTACATTTAAACTGTACAGTTACATAAATTAGATGTGATTTGAggttcgggctccaccgagggattTAGTTTCAAACTATTAATAAATAAAGAAGTTTATTTTCTTCCACTAGTGATGGGTGGCACTTTCGGGATTGCTTGTCCCTGAACTGGGAGCGTCATTGCACCAGCAACTCTGACAATCGATgggcgagtgccagggtactggcagtgcccaggcagcAGAAAGTACGTTTTGCCTCAGACGCCAGCTACACCACGGTCCCACTGGGCGAATTTGCTTGATTCTGTGCCGACAGCAGATCCTTGCGCGGGCCCCGGTACAGGTAGAGGTAAAGCTCGCGGCCCACATTGAAGCAGATGCGCTGCCCACCGGCGCTGGGCTCGCGGACGTTGACCAGCGACACCCGGACCGGGGTGGTGCCCTGGGCGGCGCTGAGCGGCATCCGGTTGGGGCGGCTGTACTCGGACAGACTGAGCAGCTGATAGGCTCCCTCCCGGGTCCAGAACTGAGACTTGATCTCGTTCAGCTCCTTCCCGCCGCCCTCCGCTGCCATCTTCCCGGAGCCGCCAAActcacaactgaagtgttgaaggacgaatatcctgggaattTTGCCAGATTGtttagtaacaaggtcgcaaagtcacaggttaagacaagaggagaaatcaaagagtgaagatgaagtggaagtgcaattatcagaaacgatgtttgatcagatggttgaaaaagaacaagaacaggtggaggatgaggcggatatttttagttcacgaaaaattggcagagttacacaGAAAGATgttgaaataaaacggatgtatcagaaagcatacacagaagaggaatctgaaagtatgccagagtgttattaccgtaaaagtgatgccttgatgagaaaatggagacctgtacatatgcaggcggatgaaaagtgggcagatgttcatcaagtagtattgctggtagggttaagaaaggaggtgttgcgagttgcacatgaggtaccagtgggaggtcatttgggaataaggaaaactcaagctaaaatccagaaacatttttattggcctggactacataaagatgtagttaaattttgtcaatcatgtcacaaatgtcaacctcaagcagtgataaaaccagcatccttaatacccattccagcatttgaggaaccttttatgagggtcttaattgattcGCTTTCTAAAACCAAAAGTGAGAATCAATATTTTTTGACTATAATAGATGTGTCTACtaagtttccagaggccattccagtacgtaatattacagctcaaaaagattgtggaggagttacttaaattctttgctAGATATGGacaacccacagaaattcaatcggatcaaggatcaaattttacctcaaagttattcaaagaagttatggatagcttaggaataaagcaatttaaatcaactgcgtaccatccagaatcgcagggagcattaggaagctggcatcagacattaaagacaatgttgaggcttAATGTCACGATTATccgaggattgggataaaggaaatccatttgtactgtttgcaattagggatgcagctaatgagtcaaccaaatttagtccttttgaactaatttttggtcatgaggtaagaggaccacttaaattgatcaaagaaaaattggtgggtgagaaatcggaaattacactattggattacgtgtcaaattttagggaacgattaaatagagcaggtgaattggctagataacatttgaaagttgcacaaaatgtgatgatatGGGTACTGGACAGAAATCCACAGTTTGTACTTTTgcaagtggagataaagttttagtgttgttaccagtggtaggggagcctttaaaagctaggttttgtggaccatatcggattgaaaggaaattaagtgaggtgaattatgtgctaAAATACCAGATAGAAGGacaactcaccgagtgtgtcatgtgaatatgcttaaaaggtactttgaaagggaaagagcgaaaaaggaggttttaatgattctaactcaaagggacaaaccaaatccagatgactgtgaatttgacatacctcaaattaaattggaaattgaggatgttcttaaaaattgggatgaattgttaagttatcttccagaggaaaaacgaattgacctgaaagagttattgatatcacatgggtaagtttgtagagataaattgtgaagtactaaaatggctatacatgatgtagatgtgggaaatgctgttccgatcaaacaacatccaaatagacttaaccctttaaaattggcacaggttaacaaagagattgagagtatgcttaaaaatggcacaattgaagtgagttgcagccaatggagctcacccatagcgatggtacctaaaccagacagtacccgATGATTATGTGTGGACAATCGAAAGGTGAAtgtagttacaagaacagactcttatcctatcccacgtttgaaggattgcattgagaaagtgggacaatgctTTTATTACCAACTTccggacatggaaagaacattttaaacatcgtatggagttcttcgatcaacttcaggaggcgggtttggtgatgaacctagccgaaagtgaatttggagaagcccgaatcactttccttgaggagtttccaatatccTCAAGACggagggaaataatgcgatctcttagcatgaatgaatttgatcgaacctttgtgcaaaagattttgtagcgtggttgctccactgatggaattgctgaagaaacgtaaaaaatttcaatggacagaggACTTTCAACAggtatttgactgcctgaaagctgtaatCACCAATGCTCCACaaagacttccggtgtgcatcatgaagtgagtgagcacacacgaggcagctcctgcctaaggttgcagaaaagagctcttttttgggcagcacgggttggaatttcgatgaaaaggcgtgggtgaatgttcaaggagtattttcccccaggaataggatgtttcttggttatcagaccctcagaaacagtgcaagatttgtctgaacagcaacaaactaaagcctctgcaagcatgctagcgggggaagggccagtttataggtctcaagctgacctgagggcctttatgaaagctgaattctagcagcagagggaagaactgtgaaaagatctcaccaaggccattgaagaagcggagacggacttccggtagcggtgatgcggagctaagccgcacgttcagtggctcccactattttcggactttggggctcttttaagggctcgtagtggtgctgtttggaattttccccgtgtgggaacactccttctcagattctccaccggtggatggcctggactaggagtgcaGCGGTCAAAAAACCGGCTTTGCAGTTGcggctaagccgcaccgcagctcccgctacttaaggacttttgggccgatttgagggccccaaacggcgctgtctcaacgaatcccggtgggggaaggtgtctagaggagcattccccataatttatggtgctcacccggagtggggcaaaggaaaaggctgcagcagctccacaagaaaagcgggggaagaaggacaaaatggcggccggcggaacacctgaggactggtggaagtgggcgcaggagcagcaagctgctcttctgcgctgttttgcggagctgaaggctgagttgctggactcactgaatgcgactaccaacaagctgcttggagctcaggcggcccaggaggcgtctattcgggaattgcagcagcaggccgctgagagggaggaggaggccgtggtcctcgtagggaaagtggagttgcacgaggcacttcacaaaaagtggcaagaccgcttggaggagctggacgttcgcacgaggcgaaagaatttgaggatcctgggcctggcggaggggtcggatctcccgtggtacgtgaccacgatgttgagctcgttgatgggagcggggtccttccatttgcccctggagcttgagggagctcacagagtgctggccaggaggcctaaggcaaatgaacccccgcgggcggtgctggtgcggttccatcgatttagtgaccgggagtgtgtgctgcgctgggccaagaaagagaggagcagcaagttggagaattcggtagtacaaatctaccaggactggagtgcggaggtggcaaagcggagggccgggttcaaccggacgaaggcggtgctgcatgccaagcaggtcagatttggaatgctgcagcctgcgcgtctgtgggtgacatataaggaccggcaccactacttcgagtcgccggaggaggcgtgggcctttgtacaggcggagaaactggactcgaacttggatctggggacacactatggccgttgctgttttcgctgttgctgttcttcaattttgacacatgttttttttatgctgcttttctttttgctctgtttccgggtgggtttgtctgttgggtatgggtgtggggtatgtggggaacgttgggggtatgtgctttatatgttctcttctgtacggggccgggggttggggtgaaactggattttgaggagctgcgtcggaagggtggggtgtggcagtgtgaaagcgcgggctttcctctggttgtccgcgctgcggggcagggggggcggagctggaggtgggggcgtggcctctactggttttctttcccgcgctgaagcggtgccaaggaggtgtggcaagagggggatgaccccatgccgggaggagatgggttttggcaggagctgccgggtcagcagaagtcagctgactcacggaagtaccatggagggtgcgtcgcggctaggtggggtcctagcctgggggggtggggggggataccgggttgctgctggaatggccaggaaggagctggcgtgggccgggggggtagaggagaggcgttatcgccatggggaacgggccaggcggggcgagctggcctggggcgagcagtcgataagctatggctagccggcgggggagagggggaggttgctctctgattcggctgattacctggaacgtgagggggctgaatgggccggttaagagaactagggtattttcagatctgaaggggctgaaggtggacgtggctatgctccaggagacccacttgaaggtggcggaccaggttcgtctgaggaaggggtgggtggggcgggtttttcactcaggattggacgcgaagaaccggggggtggcgatcctggtggggaagagggtggcgttcgaggcggctgaggtggtgtcggacaaggagggcagatatattatggtgaagggtaggctgcagggagagaaggtggtgctggttaatgtatatgccctgaattgggatgatgccggcttcatgaggcgcttgttgggccgcattccggacctggaggcagggggcctgatcatggggggagactttaacacagtgctggatcccacactggaccggtccagttcaaggacgggtaggagactggcggcggccagagtgctgagggggtttatggaccagatgggaggggtggatccctggaggtttgggaggccgagagcgcgggagtattcctttttctcccatgtccatagggtctattcccgaatagattttttcatcctgagcaggtgattgatcccgaaggtgcaggatgcacagtattcggcc encodes:
- the LOC119977084 gene encoding WD repeat-containing protein 20-like, with product MAAEGGGKELNEIKSQFWTREGAYQLLSLSEYSRPNRMPLSAAQGTTPVRVSLVNVREPSAGGQRICFNVGRELYLYLYRGPRKDLLSAQNQANSPSGTVV